Part of the Pelmatolapia mariae isolate MD_Pm_ZW unplaced genomic scaffold, Pm_UMD_F_2 NODE_ptg000567l+_length_19412_cov_1, whole genome shotgun sequence genome, CAGTGAGTCACCAGCTGTGATTTATGTAAAGGGGGATTGTGTTTTTCAATTCAGTAAACCAATGAAAATTATTCTAAAAGAGAATACTTTGTGTTACACGCTTGGGAATGACACTGATTCATGAAGATATTAGTTCTTCTATCATGATACAATTTAAtctgttgcattttgtgcaagAAATAAAAGGTAACATCTTATTCCCCCTCCCCCAATCATGGAGAAAGCATTATTTAGCATTATTTCTTAGCAAGTTAAACATTGTCATTACCCAGATTACTCAGCCCCAGGCCAGCTGAGGCCAGGATGTCCAGGCCAACAGGGCAGATGAGAGATGGGGATGGACCATTAGTGCCGGCATTCAGTGCCACAGGGGGTGAGGAAGACACCACTCCATTGCTCTCGAGACCCAAGAGGAATTTTCGGGCTTCGTACATGTTGACTGCATTCCTCTCCACACTCTTGACTATCACAGACTGGGAGAGattgagagagaaggaagaggcGATGAGAAACCGGTGAAAACGGGAACAAGTGGGATGGACATGGAAATAAACAGGAAACTAGGAGGCAGAAGAAAAAAGCAAGAGGAGGAGCAAGGGAGAGATAGGGTAGGGAATGTTGGTACCATAAATAGGGAGTGaaagggaggctgaggagaagACAAACATAAAATGTGAGGAAGGAAGAGGGAATTAAGGGTAGATTAGAAGGATAAACATTGAAGCGGTGTGCGAGAGAGAAGGAGACAGGGAGAAAAGACAGTGAGAGAGACAGTGTTTCTTGATCAACATATCTCTGTCTGATATGAGAGAAGAAAATATGAgactgtaaaagaacagaaaaacacaaaattcacAATCAGATTTTGAATCACTGAAAGAAATGACTGGAAACCTTGCTTTATTCAATCTTACCAAACATCAAATATAAATCAAAGTGCTGGCTTTTTGCATTTTGCCAAAATTGAgcttctgaattttttttttttttttcaatcagtGGTGAGTATCcctgacacacatgcacaccctCCTCTACAGGACTGCCAAAGTGATTGAAGCAGACAGGCTGTGGCACCCATTTGGACTGGCCTTTTGGATTATTGCTGTCAcctcattaaaatgtttaagtGAAGGGTTCTTAAGAGGATCTGGGCTGGGTCGTGTTTATACTGGCACTTCCACACCGGTCCCTGCAGGCCCGTCTGGTTTGGGCATTGAGCCCTGACTCAGGGTGGGGACGTAGGCACCTTGATGAGCAGGTCAGGTTGAGGCCAAACAGTGAAATATGACTAGGAATACTACGTGTACAACAGCAGACTATTATAAACATTAGATCAATTGTATATACAAAAAAGGCGTGCCAAAGGTTGAGTAACAGATTTCACTAATAGAAGCTACATTTAATTAAAGGTCATTGAGCTTAACTCCAAATTTCTACCTAATTTACCAAGAATGAAGCCACTTACTTTTTGTTATGCTTCAGCTTTtcctactaaaaaaaaaacaaaacagagtggCCCTGTCCAGCAGATGAAACATGCATGGCAGGCTGTGCAGAGGAGAGACTGCGATTCCCCACTGTGGCAGATGCTGACTTGCCAAAACCCTTcactgtgttggtacagggatCCAGTTTTTCCCTTCTAAGTTTTAGCAGTGATGAAATATGACAAGGCAATCCATAATTTACTTCAATGTCATGCTGTCATTTGATGGAAAGTAAACTGAAATGGAACAGTGGCTTATTTGTTTCTCTAGCAGTCGTTTTTTCCCTTCTCTGACGCTGCATTTGAACAAGTAGGACAGCAGCTGTCTTTTTCTATGGGAGAAAAAGCTAAGGACACATTTTCATCTAAACTTTAATGTTTACTGGAGGTTtagctttttttaatgtagtctATTATACATGTTGTGACTTCTTAAGATAAGACACTGTGGAAACTGAGTGTAGTATATGCCAGTTCCTTGAATCAATTATGAGACTGGCTGAAGGTTAAGGCATTCATCCACTTTGTTACTCGTTTAATTAGAGTTCAGGTTTGCAGTGGGTGGGTGGGGATGTAGAGTGCACTGAAGCTGCCACAGGGCAAGGCATGAGTTACACCCTGTACAGGTGGCCAGTCCATCACAGGATaaccccacacacactcacacgaaTACCTACGGCCACCTTAGAAAAACAAGTTAATTTAACAAgcgtgtctttggactgtgcaCGGAGACCAGAGCACCTGGAGGAAACCTACGCAGGCACTGTGAGAAcacgcaaactccacacaaagaGTCCAACAAACCAGGAGATCTAAActcagaaccttcttgctgtgaagcaacagtgctaaaaaaataaaagtttatatTTGGTGGATTTTTATGCTATAATTTTTTTATCATTGCTGTAACATGCTGGCACTGTGTGACATTTATTCATGTAAGCAAGTGGTTCTTTTCTGTGTGCTTCATCTTCAGAATCTACATCTACTCTGTGTGCAACTATATGAGCAGCAAACAGCTGTGATGGAATATTTCCTCTCTTTAGTTAAGTAAATACATTACTCTTATTTGGTTATTTTGCCTGGTAGCAGCTCTGTAGCTGTCAATACAGAGTGCCCAGCTAGTGTTACAGAGGGGGACACTCAACACTGTGTCTGTACACTGCCTCCTAAAGTAATCGTTACTCTGTCAAGTACAGATTACAGTCCCAAGTGTAAAATgcataaagaagaaaaatttgctccaaacaaaaactttttacctaatttttctTTGAGAAGAAGAAAATTGAGAAGTATAAAACCTGGTAACTAAAAGTTGACAGCAGAATAAACACACTGTAATAACATGGGGCACTTTCTTTAGTCTAAGATGTTCATAATATTATAGAAATTAGTGCTTTGACACACATTCTGACTAACAGACATTTGGTCCAGTTTCCTATGGGTGCCTGCCTTAGTCCTCAAAAAATGAGCTAATTTTTCCACAGAATGCATTTCTTGTACTTTATCCAGCCACTGATCACTTTTTAGTCAGTGTCTTGTTATGCTCTTTTTACATGCAACAGTCAAAACTTTGAAGGGATATATTTAAGGAGCTGCTGTGGTTCAGTTCATCtcctaattggaaggttgctcCCAATGCAGCcgtcagagtgtgaatgtgatagaaagcacttaggcaTAGAATAACttgcttgtatgaatgtgtataaATATATCCTCTAGAAATATGATTTTTAATGCCACTGGAAATGTTAAAGCATGATCCTGGATACACAATCTTTCctagttaaaaaaagaaacaaataactatttaatttaaacaacactAGGAGCCTATCATTTAAGCTTATAATAAAAATGATGTGTTTGCATGCAAACATTTGCTAACTGCCACTAAATTCAAAGTAAATCTGATGCTAATAATAATATTCTTGATTTTGATGTGggtctttgtttattttgaaagcacaTCTATAAAAGTGGACTGTGAGCTAAATGGATTAAAGCCAGCTTAATAAGCCATAGATGATGCAGCATTTGGAACTGTTTCTATGTTCTTTATGGTGCCATAACACTATACTGTTAATATGACTATCGAGGATACAAAGAGtcttcccccccccaaaaaaaaacaaacaaaaatggctCATCGcgatcactttaaaaacacaatgtaGACACAATATGCATCCTCTAAAGCTGGAAATGGTTTTAAACCCATTCTTTGGATTTGCTGCCATGAAACCACAGAGATTAACCACATGATGATGCTCAAGGCAAGATCAGGGGTTTACTAAAGTCATTAGGTTTCAGCACTTTGTGACAATCCACTGAAACAGTTAAAATATTTTGGTTTGGACAGAAGTAGCTGTAGCTTAAAGACTAAATTGCCTTTCTCAAAGCCATGTCAGTACCAGTGCCTGAAATCCCAACTTTCCGTGCCGTGTGAGTGTGGGCTTGAAGTCATACCTTGCTGGGCTGTTTTGGCTTTGGTTTGATACTGATGAAGACATCCAGCTGCTCCATTAGCGCTGTGATACACTGGGGCTCCACCTCAATATCCTCTTTAATGTCAAACATTAATACCAGAGGCAAACAGCCCTGTGGagcaaagacaaaataaatacatatttgtAATAAATGTTCATTTTCTTATGTCAGCTGCACACCAATCTCTTTGAAAAGCTTGCAAGTTTGCATTGGTGCTCCAGTAATATAAGCCGTTTCTCAGTAGTAGTACACCATTTGTAGAGCAAGTTGGTCATACCAATAAATACAAGATTCAGTGCTGGATTCATCCCACACTGAGTTTGGGAAATTCCGCCAACAGCAATCTGTTTTGCATGATCACCACCACAAGCACCACAGACATCTATATTTTGGGCTGAGAGCTGGACAGTGCTCCTATTGTGAGTGGGTGTAATTAGCAGCAGAGAGCAGAGCCAGACTGGCTCTGACGGGGCTTGAGATTGGAGCTATAATCTATAGTCTGGCTATGAGAAGCCAAATCACACAGTGCACTACCGCGAGAAGGAGGCCTCTCCCACTCCTGTTTGCCCATTCTGCATCTAGTTTACAGCACCTCACCTAGCCCTTTTTATGCCCTTTGTTCATTTCTACGATCCTCTCCCACTCATTGCtttctgtttctcctctcttctcCATCTCATctcttattaatctttttttttttaattctttactCTTCCCCAGTGTAAGACAGTTAAGAAGCTCCTTCTTGTGTGTCCCATTTCAATTCCAAAAGAAAGTCATGTTTGGTCACTGAAACAACTCTGGCATTTGCTAAATGTCTTTGGGGCCAACTGGGAGACCGCAGACAAAGAGAAGGCAGCTCTTGCAGAATTACTGCCCCACATTATGGATGTCCAAACAGAAAGCCAAAGCTGTTTACAGCTTAGATGTCATATACACACCAGCTCAGCCGAAGCCTGAAGCCAACAGTAATTAAACAGCCATCACTTTTACACATATCTGAAACAGACCTCTGATTATACTCCTAAGTAATTTAAGATTCGGGTAGCCTCAGCGGTCATGGGAAACAAGACAAGAATGACCGCTGAGCATTTTAACCAAGTGAAATTTAAATATGAGGTGCTATCTTTGGTCCAAACTTTAACGTAATCTTTGAATTACAGTCAGGTTGATATCCAGCCCACTAGAATCTACCACACAAGCAGGTCAACCCATTATCATGaggatcttcttttttttttttttttaaggcataGAAAGGACATAAAGAAGTCAAGCCAAACTAATTGTGTCCATCTTACATGCAGGTATGTAACAGCTATGAACCATGTGTGCTAACCTTGAGTCGGTTACAGATTCTTGTTTATCTGACAGACATTTCAGCAGCTCGACTAGAGCCAAGCAAATCTCTCCCAAGGCTATTCAAAACCCTCAAGGCGATCGTGGTTTACTTCCTAACTCGCATCTGAAAACCCATGCATCATTCACACATACCATGATGATACTGATGAAACAGTGACATCCATTCTAGCTACCACACAGTATGTGGAATCTGTACATGTAAGAATATAACGCAAATGCCATCTCTTAACCACAAAAACAAGGTTGGAAGGGGCTGGCTTAGCAGTTTaacattctttttttcagttgtcaataaattaaacacacactgaagaTGAATACCATGAGGTACTGCCGTGCCAAGCACACAGATTCGATGGTGCCCTGAATGTAGACTGTGGATTTCTTCTGGGGGCTGTTGGGATCAGGGAAGTGGATCTGGGCTCCCGTCCTTTGGGTGATGTGCTTGATGTTGCTGCCATTGCGTCCCTTCATGAAGAGGTGGTGCTGCGGTGCGATGTCCAGGTGGGTGGTCACTGAGATAGTGCTAGCCAGGCTACCGGCCAGGTGCTCCAGTAGCAGAGCTGTACCTCTCTGAACAGGgatgacaaaagaaaacatacatacatatattttagcATATTTTAGCACACAGGATAATCACCAATTACAGATTTAAAAGTAAtataaccaaaaaaaacaaaaccagtttTCACAGGATTCTCTGCAGTCGTGTGCAAAAATAAGCAAATCCCATGATTCAAGAAACTCAAGGATGCTTTACACAATAATAATGAGTTTTGCCCCACTCTTCTTGACAGTGCTTTTTCAGTTCACAGCTTGCAGATATTCTTTAACTCACAGCCATCCTAAAGgtcctgccacagcatttcagacaTTCTGATATAGATTTTTTGGTGTGCTTGGAATCACTGctctgttgcatgacccaatttCAGCCAAGTTTTAGccgtcagacagatggcctcacatttgacccTAGAATACTCTGCAGTACCGGGGAATTCATGGtcgactcagtgactgcaaggtgctcAGTTCCTGTAGCAAAACCAGTCCAAATCGTCACCCCTCTACCACAATGCTTGACAGATGGTATGGGGTGTTTGTGTTGACCAGCCGGTTTTGATCAAACGTGGCGTGCATTTTAGTCAGACACGTCCACTTTGGAGATCacgtctcatctgtccaaagaacaTTCTTCCAGAAGTCTTGTTGTTTGTTCAGATAAAAttctgcaaacctaagctgcactgccatgttttctttaaagagaAAAGGCTTTCTCTTGGCAAGCCTCCCAAataagccatacttgttcagcgTTTTTCCTAATTggactgtcatgaactttaacatttaacatgctaactgaggcacGTCGACtcagatgtagctcttgggtatTTTGCAATTTCTTTGAGCATTGTACAGGACAGCATCCTGTGAAAACTCTTCGCATCACTGCTGAGGCAACTGAAAAGCAGCAAAATGTTCCCTGTTGTAAATTGTTATGCATGATAGCCATCTGATCATTCTTTGAGATTTAGCTCTTTTAATGGATTTCATCTTAGTCTTCCTATGAATGGCTCCTCTTTCTACTTGAGTCCTCCTGAAATTGCACCCAAAATGCTGTCTTGACTTTCCTTTATAATT contains:
- the LOC134623336 gene encoding protein bicaudal C homolog 1-like; its protein translation is MSVLDTKSNRVTLKMDVSHTEHSHVIGKGGNNIKRVMEETGCHIHFPDSNRNNQAEKSNQVSIAGQPGGVEAARVKIRELLPLVLSFELPAIMQSDPSSPTVQHISQTYNLTVSFKPPTRLYRATGVVRGSQNNANAVKRGTALLLEHLAGSLASTISVTTHLDIAPQHHLFMKGRNGSNIKHITQRTGAQIHFPDPNSPQKKSTVYIQGTIESVCLARQYLMGCLPLVLMFDIKEDIEVEPQCITALMEQLDVFISIKPKPKQPSKSVIVKSVERNAVNMYEARKFLLGLESNGVVSSSPPVALNAGTNGPSPSLICPVGLDILASAGLGLSNL